Within the Staphylococcus warneri genome, the region ACCATATTATACAGATGATAATTTACAAAAGTACTTTGATAGTGCGTTTAATATTGAGACTTTAAAAAAGGAATTACAAGAACCACTCTCATTTTATTATTTTTTTACTGAAGATGACGACATTGTTGGGTATACAAAATTTAATGTTGATGATGCACAAACTGAACCACATGGTCCCGATTATTTAGAAGTGCAACGTATTTACTTTTATCAATCACACCAAGGTGGAGGCAGAGGCAAAAAATTAATAGAACTTGCTGTTGAGAAGGCGAAAGCATTTGGGAAATCAAAAATTTGGTTAGGCGTATGGGAACATAATCCTCAAGCCATTAAGTTTTATGAATCAAGAGGATTTGTTGAAACAGGACACCATGAGTTTATTACAGGTGATGTTGTAGATAGAGATATTATCATGGAAAAAGAATTATAATTTAAACTTTCTATGATTTGATTTCAAATCACATATTGAATTATTCGCATATCAGTTCAAAGTCAGATATAATGATGACGTTAATTTTTTAATTATGATTAAAATAATTAGATAAATATAAAAAGATTTAACGTTGGAAAGGACGTATTAGATGCATTCATTGACGATTATTGTCACTTACTATAATTCAGAGGAGTATATTCAAAGTTGTATAGAAAGTATTAAGCAACAACGTACTCAAGATTTTGAAGTTATCATAGTTAACGATGGTTCTACAGATCAAACAGAAGCGTTGATGAAAGAATCTCTTAAAGATTATGATAAAAAAGTTAATTACATTAAATTAGAAGAAAACCAAGGACATGCCCACGCACGTAATGTTGCAATGAAGGAAGTAGAAACCCCTTATTTCATGTTCTTAGACGCAGATGACGAATTAGCTTCTTATGCAATTACTTTTTACTTAGATAAATTTAATTATACAGATGGGTTAATTGCACCTGTGCATTCATTTATGCTTAAAAAGCCACAATATGTTGACTTAGACAAAGTAAAAGTTAACTATTTTGATGGTAAACGTAACATTAACTCATTTTTAAGAAAGCAAACTGCTTGTAACATTATTTTTAGAACGGCCATCGTCAGAGCACATGATTTAAAGTTTAATGAAGATTTAAATGTGTATACAGACTGGTCATTCGTTATTGAGTATTCAAAATATGTTAATAAATTTATGAGAATTACGAATTTCTCATTCTATTATCGTGGAGAAGTGTATGATCCATTTGATGGTAAAACATTGAGTGAACAAGACTTTGACATCTTATTCGAAGATTATGTCAAAATGTTCTACGATGCAATGGCACGTGTCACTCATAAAGAGACTAAATCATTTATTATTAATAAATTAGAACAACAAATTGCGAGAGATTTTGATCCTACACATCATGATATTAAGAAACGATATGCTGCACATAAAGAAACACTTGTTGAACTTGCACGTTATTTAAATGTGAACTTGATTAAACATCAACATCTAATCAATAAAATTGAAACGATTTTATTAATGAATGAAGATACTGAAAAAGCATTCCAAGTGAATCAATTCAGAAAAACATTAAGACACGTTAAAAATGTTGTTTTACGTAATAAGAACAAAGACCGTTCAATTTATGAATTAACAGATAAAGAAGACAATGTTAAGCCAGAAACGATTGTATTTGAATCTTTCGGTGGTAAAAACTACAGCGATAGTCCTAAATATATTTATGAATATATGCAAAAATATTATCCAAATTACCGTTATGTATGGTCTTTTAAAAATCCGAAAAACCATGTGGTTCCAGGTAATGCGGAAACAGTTAAACGAAATTCAGAGGCATATTATAAAGCGTATTCGGAAGCGAGTCATTGGGTTTCAAATGCGCGATTACCATTATATTTAAATAAGAAAGAAAATCAAACGTACATTCAAACTTGGCACGGCACACCATTGAAACGCTTAGCGAACGATATGAAAGTAGTGCGTATGCCAGGTACGACGACACCTAAATATAAACGTAACTTTAATCGTGAAACATCAAGATGGGATTATTTAATTTCTCCAAACAGATATTCTACTGAAATTTTCAAAAGTGCATTTTGGATGGATGAACCTAGAATGTTAGAAATTGGTTATCCTAGGAATGATATTTTAGTAAATAGAGCAGATGATGAAGAGTTTAAAAATGAAATTAAAAAGAACTTAAATATCCCTGAAGATAAAAAAGTCATTATGTATGCACCAACTTGGAGAGATGACGAGTTCGTAAGTAAAGGTAAGTATTTATTTGAACTAAAAATCGACCTAGATAATTTATATCAAGAATTAGGCGATGACTATGTTATTCTTTTACGTATGCATTATTTAATTTTAAATGCGATTGATTTAACAGGATTTGAAAACTTTGCTGTGGATGTTTCTAATTATAACGATGTATCAGAGTTATTCTTAGTGAGTGATTGTCTCATTACAGATTACTCTTCAGTTATGTTTGATTACGGTATTTTAAAACGCCCTCAATTCTTCTTTGCATATGATATTGATAAATATGACAAAGGATTACGAGGCTTCTATATGGATTATAAAAAAGATTTACCAGGTCCTATTTTCACAGAACCTTATGAATTAGCAAAACAACTTAAAGATTTAGATAAGGTGCAACATGACTATCAAGATAAAATTGATGCATTTTATAATCGATTCTGTTCAATTGATAAAGGTACAGCATCTCAATATATTGGAGATTTAATTCATAAAGATATAGAAGGTTAATCTTTATTAAAATAATACGAAAAATTAATAAAATTAGGGTATAATATTTATAAGTAATTAAATATTATGCCCTTTTTTATGTTTTTAATTATCAATGTAAATGCATTGATAATGGGCTGAAGATGTTTGAATGGTTTATTAATATACTATAGGAGGTTTTATTAATGAAGAAATTGTATACGAGTTTGTTAGCTTTATCCTTAGTTTTAGGCGCAGCGGCTTGTTCGAATGATGATAGTAGTAAGGACAAAGATAGTTCTAAAGATGATCAGTCGAAAACAGAACAGAAAGATAAAGCGTCTAATGATCATTCAAAGGATAAATCGTCTGATAAAGAAAAAGATAAAGGCGATAAAAACAAAGACAAAGATAAAAATGATAACGTAGCTTCAAACAATAGCAATTCAACAAGTAATAACCAAGATAGTGATCATAACCAACAAGCAACATCCAATGATAATGGAAGCAGTTCAGATCAACAAGCACAAAATGCGAATGGAAATAATAATAGTGCTACAAACAATAATCAGCAACCAAGTAATAATAATGATCAAGGCTCATCAAACCAAAGTACACAATCTACACAAGGTACTAACGGTTATGTAGCACCTTATCATGGTACCAATGCAGCAAATGTTGCAAGAAGCTTAACAAGAGACAATGTGAACCAATCAGAAGCACTTAAACAATTACCAAACTTCCAAACTGCCTTAGATATTGCTAAACAAGAAGCTAATTTATATGGTAATCATAATAAAACGTATAATGACTATGGTATTGAAGGTAACAATGGTAATTACAGATACGTATTTAGTTTCAAAGATCCACAACAAAATGGTGTTTATTCTGTTGTTACAGTAAATAGTCAAGGTCAACCTGTTGTTGTTGATCCAGCTTATGGAAAATAGATTAAAAATCTGAATAGATATATTACGAAAAAGGCGTACCACAAACTCTCATTATTTGTGGTACGCTTTTTATCAAAACCAATTTTATTTTAGTTCATCTTGAATTAATTGAGTTAAGTATTGTAATGATTGGTTATCCTTATTGATGTATGGATTGTGATTTTTAGGAACCATATCATTTAATAAATCGCGTGTTAACAAATCAGCATCGGTATACCAAACATTAGATAAGCTTTTAATAACGTCTTTATAAACACCACGTTCTTCGACATATTCAGTATGATGCGGTGTGTATAGACACACATGTTTATCTATTGTTAAAGCATCAAAGATAATTGAAGAATAATCTGTTAAAACAACATCAGAAATAAGTAATAGGTCCTGTGTTTCAATACCTTTTTGGGGTAAAATCACGCCATCAGGTAAATGAGCTATATGCTCGCTTTCAACGTGTCCTTTAAATATGACATTATATTTAGCTAATAATTGTTCTGAAATCGGTAATAATGCATCATCATGATGGTCTGAAACCCATGTCGGTGCATATAATAGCACAGGTTTATTTAAATCACATTCCAATTCACGTTTAAGTTGTTCATGAAATGAAGACTCATCCAGTTTATTTAATAAATATTGTACTCTTGGATAACCAATTGGTAACACGTCAGTATGATGTGTTGGAAAAGCTGAATGGAACTTATCCATAGCTAGTTTAGAGTCACAAACTAAATAATCTTGTTTAGCTAATTTATTATATTTACGAGCTCTGTAATTATAAATATTTAAGTTTTGATTAGGTTCTCGACTATCTAAAAATAACTTTTTAATTGGTGTACCATGCCAAAGTTGAATAATAGTACCATTAGGTTTGATGTTATCTGGTATATAGCTTTCAGTAACTACAACTCGAGCTGTTTCAATCATCGCTTGGGTCTCTGAATCATCAGGCGATATAAAATGTGGTCCTTGTCTATCATTTGTCACAAAATAAGTTTTGATAGTTGGATTACGCTTAACAAAATAACTAAATAAATATTTAGAATTGCCACGATATCCATAATCAAAGCCAATAAAGACAACATGATCTTTCAATACCGTTGAATCTTTATCGTAGATATAACTTATTTCTCTATGCTTTTTTAATGAATGGTTTTTAAATGGTTTGAACATCCATTTTGGTAATTTGAATTTTGTACTTAATAACACTGAATCTGAATATCTTAAGTCACTATGGTCATCAAAAGTGAATTTAGGAAAAGGTACTTTTTGACGATGTTCATAAGCTAACGTATTTAAATAGAATTGATTGATTTTACTTATATTATCTTTATCAATAGATGACCAAAGTTCTGTGCTTGTTTGCATTGGTGCTTTGAAATCATAGACGACATGTCCATCGACAGCAAGTTGGCCTTTTAAAATTGTAACTAAAGCTAAATCGAATATAGTTTCAATATTGAATTTTTCTAAATGCGACAAGGCTGATTTAATTTCAAAAATCACATTTGGATAATGATTAATATTTTTCACCCAGTCTATAAAATCGATGGTTTCAAGCCCAAAATAACGGCAATCATTTAGATATGATTTGTCGATTGTATAATCAACAATGATTGAAGTACTTTTTAACTCTACAGCCTCGAGCATTTTTTGATGAATCATCATGTCATTCGAATAAGGGGCAAAATGAGTGTAGCCTTCATCTAAAGCTTTCGTGAGTTGAATATCTATATTTTCTAAATTAGTAATATTAATTTGCTTTATCATATCGTTGACCTCTTTAGACTAAATTTATTCTTCCTATTTTATCACGTGAGTCGAATGAATACATCATGCGGCACTTATCTTTAATGAAAAAATCGTTTTCACATTCGAATACAATTTAAAAGAATGAGTGATTGAGAATATTATTAAATAATTGAGAAAAACTATAAAAACAATGTTGTAATTTTAACTAGAAGATGATATATTTTAATTGTGAAAAAGTTCACAAGTAATAAATGAATATAATTTAATGAAAAGTCACAATCATAGATATTAATAATTTAATTTTTGATATAAATCTAGCTAGAGACAACAAAATTTATAGTAAAGGAAGAGTCAAGCTATGTTAGTAAATTCATTCAATCCATTTGATAACTTAGTGTTATCTAGCATTATTGCTGCAATCCCTATTATTCTGTTTTTATTATGCTTAACTGTTTTTAAAATGAAAGGGATTTATGCGGCAGTGACAACATTAGTTGTAACACTGTTAATCGCAATTCCGTTCTTCAAACTTCCAGTAGGTATTGCTTCAGGCGCAGTTGTGGAAGGTTTCTTCCAAGGTATTATTCCTATTGGTTATATTGTTATGATGGCAGTATTACTTTATAAAATCACACTAGAATCTGGTCAGTTTTCAACGATTCAAGATAGTATCACGAGTATTTCGCAAGACCAACGTATTCAATTGTTATTAATTGGATTTTCATTTAATGCCTTTTTAGAAGGGGCTGCTGGATTTGGGGTGCCTATTGCGATTTGTGCATTATTATTAGCACAATTAGGCTTCAGACCATTACAAGCTGCTATGTTATGCTTAGTTGCAAACGCGGCTTCAGGTGCATTTGGAGCTATTGGTATACCAGTTGGTGTTATAGATACTTTACATTTACCTGGTGATGTATCAGCTATGGGCGTTTCTCAAACATCTGTATTTACTTTAGTTATTATCAACTTCTTCATTCCGTTCTTATTAATCTTTATCATTGATGGATTCAAAGGAATTAAAGAAACGTTACCTTCAATCTTAGTTGTATCAATTACTTATACTGTATTACAAGCTTTATTAACCGTATTTAATGGACCGGAATTAGCAGATATCATTCCACCATTAGCATCAATGTTAGCTTTAGCATTATTCTCTAGAAAATTCCAACCTAAACATACGTTTAGAGTTCAAAAAGATGTAGAACCTGAACCAGTTAAACATCACAGTGCTAAATCAATATTATATGCGTGGAGTCCATTTGTCATTTTAACGATTATAGTTATGATTTGGAGCTCACCATCATTCAAAAATTTATTCTTGCCTAAAGGTAAATTATCAAGCTTAGTATTGAACTTTAATTTGCCAGGAACATTTAGTGAAGTCGCACATAAACCAATCACATTATCATTGAACCTGATTGGACAAACGGGTACAGCGATTTTAATTACGATTATTATTACTGTATTAATGTCTAAAAAAGTTGGATTTGGTGACGCAGGGCGTTTATTTGGCGTAACATTTAAAGAGTTATGGTTACCGATTTTAACAATTTGCTTTATTTTAGCTATCTCTAAAATTACAACATATGGTGGTTTAAGTAGTGCTATGGGTCAAGGAATTGCAAAAACAGGCGATGTATTCCCATTATTATCTCCAATACTAGGTTGGATTGGTGTATTCATGACCGGTTCAGTTGTGAATAACAACTCACTATTTGCACCTATTCAAGCATCTGTAGCACAACAAATTGGTACAAGTGGTTCATTATTGGTCGCTTCTAATACAGTCGGTGGCGTAGCAGCGAAATTGATTTCTCCTCAATCCATTGCTATTGCAACTGCAGCCGTTAAAGAAGTAGGTAAAGAATCAGAACTATTAAAAATGACTTTAAGATACAGTGTTGGATTACTTATCTTCATTTGTATCTGGACATTTATATTATCTGTGATATTGTAAGAATAAATTAAATAAGCATTTAAAAACTGATTCCTCGATGATCGAGAAATCAGTTTTTTTAGTACAAGATATTTAATGAATGAAAGCTAATTGAACATATTCATGAAGTCGTGATATACGGCTTCTGCAGAATATGATTGAAGTGTCTCATGTCCTTCTTGAAGAATGTGTTGTAGTTCATCATCATTATGCATCGTTAAATCGATACGTTTCGCAAGTTGTGATGTATCATCATGAGCAACTAAGTAACCATTCTTACCGTTTTTAATGATTGAATCAGGGCCAGTATTCCCATCGAAACTTATAACTACGTTATCTTGTGCCATAGCTTCTAATATCACCATACCAAACCCTTCGTTTCTAGATGGTATGACAGTGATTTTACTTTGAGCTAACTTTTGATTAAGGGATGGTGTGGCAGGATAAAGTTGTACGATATCTTTTAATTGATATTGGTCGATAAATTGTTTTAAATGGTCTTTCTCTTGTCCATCACCATATAAATGTAACTCATAATTTAAATGTCTTAAATCATCTTGAATTAATCTGATACTTTCTAATAAGAGATCAAATCCTTTTTCGTATTCTAATCTGCCTGCTGCAAGAATAATATTTTTCTTTTGAGCAGCGATGCGTTTATTATTAGCAATATTTGGTACGACATAAACAGGCGTTTTTAGTTTAGATTGATATATAGCTTGATCAGCTGTAGTCAACGTTGTCACTTTATTAACATTGCGGTAGGCATTAATGATTTGATTTTGGAATTTTTGATCATGTGCATTGAAATTCATATGTTCCATAGCAATGGTAGTAACATTTTTATTCTGATATTTAGCAATTAAGATATTGAAACTTGCCCTTGTACCAATTAGGACATCTGTTGATACACGTTTGATCGCTTTAATCATCTTTTTCTCAACGTAACTCGAAAATTGATTTAATCCAGGTTCATATTGAGATATGCGTTTAGGCTTTAACAGGGGTGTATATTTTTTGATACGATTTGCTAAAATAGCATTGAAATGAGTTGGTTTTAAACGATAATCAACTAAAACTTGTACTTTGATATCTTTGTGTAATTTGAAATAGGGATGATCCTTGCCTCTAAAGACTGAAATAATCGTAACAGGATGACCCTTTTCAGCTAATGTGTTAGCTAGCTGCGAAATCGATTTAACTGTACCGCCCATGGCATAGATATTATGCATGAAAAATGTGAACGACTTCATTTGAACACCTCTTATGTTTTGTGAATTTTTAATTATTATATCATGACATAGTTTACAAAATAGATAAACGAATATGTTAAAATAGATATATTACCAATATTTAGAAAACATCTATTTGGTTGAAATATAGATAAATATTAATTTCAATTGAATTAACCTAAGATGATTAATTGTAATTATATTGTACAATAGGTGATTGTATTCATTAAAATAGTCATGATATGGTACAATATAAAATGTTTTAAGTGTCATGTTTTAGGTAATGGATTGAGTGATTATGACTAGATTTCATGAATAATAAAACTAAGACAAAATGATGTTTAGAAAAGAATAACATTATTGATTTTATTTTTTATCTAATTAAAAAGCGCTTTAATATAAGTCTAGATCATTTGATGTTTCATTAATCAACTAAAAAGGGGGACTGTATTTGTTATGAGTACACAACATAGCAAAACAGACGTCATCTTAATTGGTGGCGGTATTATGAGTGCAACACTAGGAACATTATTAAAAGAATTAACGCCTGACAAAGAAATTAAAGTATTTGAAAAGTTAAATCAACCTGGCGAAGAAAGTTCAAACGTATGGAACAATGCTGGTACAGGGCATTCAGCATTATGTGAATTGAACTATACTAAAGAAGGTAAAGATGGATCTGTAGATATTAGTAAAGCGATTAAAATCAATGAACAATTCCAGATTTCTAAACAATTTTGGGCATATTTAGTTAGAACAGGTCAGTTAGAAAATCCTGAAAACTTCATCCAATCAGTACCACATATGAGCTTCGTAAAAGGTACTAACAATGTTGAATTCTTAAAACGACGCGTAGAAAGTCTTCAAAAAAATGTATTATTCGGTAAAATGGAAATTTCAGAAGATAGAAACAAAATTGCTGAATGGGTACCATTGATGATGGAAGGTAGAACAGATGATGAACCAGTTGCAATTACTTATGATGAAACTGGTACAGATGTTAACTTCGGTGCCTTAACTAAAAAATTATTTAGTAATTTACAACAAAAGAATGTTGAAATTCAATATAAACATGAAGTATTAGATATTAAAAAACAAAGTAATGGGACTTGGTTAGTTGAAGTGAAAAATTTAACGAATAATCAAGTAACAACTTATGAAACTGACTTTGTATTTATCGGTGCAGGCGGTGCAAGCTTGCCATTACTACAAAAAACAGGTATTAAAGAATCTAAACATATCGGAGGATTCCCAGTTAGTGGCTTATTCTTAAGATGTAAAAACCCTGATGTGATTAATCGTCACCATGCGAAAGTGTATGGTAAAGCTGAAGTGGGCGCACCACCTATGTCTGTACCTCACTTAGATACGAGATTTGTGAATGGTGAACGTTCACTATTATTTGGACCTTTCGCAGGATTTTCACCTAAATTCTTAAAAACAGGTTCATACTTAGACTTAATTAAATCAGTAAAACCAAACAATATCATAACAATGTTATCAGCAGGTGTTAAAGAGTTTGATTTAACTAAATACTTAGTATCTCAATTAATGCTTTCAAATGAAGAAAGAGTTGACGATTTACGTGTCTTCTTACCAAATGC harbors:
- a CDS encoding GNAT family N-acetyltransferase, with product MKQIREVSIEEVESLQKVAIDTFYETFGPYYTDDNLQKYFDSAFNIETLKKELQEPLSFYYFFTEDDDIVGYTKFNVDDAQTEPHGPDYLEVQRIYFYQSHQGGGRGKKLIELAVEKAKAFGKSKIWLGVWEHNPQAIKFYESRGFVETGHHEFITGDVVDRDIIMEKEL
- a CDS encoding bifunctional glycosyltransferase family 2 protein/CDP-glycerol:glycerophosphate glycerophosphotransferase codes for the protein MHSLTIIVTYYNSEEYIQSCIESIKQQRTQDFEVIIVNDGSTDQTEALMKESLKDYDKKVNYIKLEENQGHAHARNVAMKEVETPYFMFLDADDELASYAITFYLDKFNYTDGLIAPVHSFMLKKPQYVDLDKVKVNYFDGKRNINSFLRKQTACNIIFRTAIVRAHDLKFNEDLNVYTDWSFVIEYSKYVNKFMRITNFSFYYRGEVYDPFDGKTLSEQDFDILFEDYVKMFYDAMARVTHKETKSFIINKLEQQIARDFDPTHHDIKKRYAAHKETLVELARYLNVNLIKHQHLINKIETILLMNEDTEKAFQVNQFRKTLRHVKNVVLRNKNKDRSIYELTDKEDNVKPETIVFESFGGKNYSDSPKYIYEYMQKYYPNYRYVWSFKNPKNHVVPGNAETVKRNSEAYYKAYSEASHWVSNARLPLYLNKKENQTYIQTWHGTPLKRLANDMKVVRMPGTTTPKYKRNFNRETSRWDYLISPNRYSTEIFKSAFWMDEPRMLEIGYPRNDILVNRADDEEFKNEIKKNLNIPEDKKVIMYAPTWRDDEFVSKGKYLFELKIDLDNLYQELGDDYVILLRMHYLILNAIDLTGFENFAVDVSNYNDVSELFLVSDCLITDYSSVMFDYGILKRPQFFFAYDIDKYDKGLRGFYMDYKKDLPGPIFTEPYELAKQLKDLDKVQHDYQDKIDAFYNRFCSIDKGTASQYIGDLIHKDIEG
- a CDS encoding CDP-glycerol glycerophosphotransferase family protein — protein: MIKQINITNLENIDIQLTKALDEGYTHFAPYSNDMMIHQKMLEAVELKSTSIIVDYTIDKSYLNDCRYFGLETIDFIDWVKNINHYPNVIFEIKSALSHLEKFNIETIFDLALVTILKGQLAVDGHVVYDFKAPMQTSTELWSSIDKDNISKINQFYLNTLAYEHRQKVPFPKFTFDDHSDLRYSDSVLLSTKFKLPKWMFKPFKNHSLKKHREISYIYDKDSTVLKDHVVFIGFDYGYRGNSKYLFSYFVKRNPTIKTYFVTNDRQGPHFISPDDSETQAMIETARVVVTESYIPDNIKPNGTIIQLWHGTPIKKLFLDSREPNQNLNIYNYRARKYNKLAKQDYLVCDSKLAMDKFHSAFPTHHTDVLPIGYPRVQYLLNKLDESSFHEQLKRELECDLNKPVLLYAPTWVSDHHDDALLPISEQLLAKYNVIFKGHVESEHIAHLPDGVILPQKGIETQDLLLISDVVLTDYSSIIFDALTIDKHVCLYTPHHTEYVEERGVYKDVIKSLSNVWYTDADLLTRDLLNDMVPKNHNPYINKDNQSLQYLTQLIQDELK
- a CDS encoding L-lactate permease, with translation MLVNSFNPFDNLVLSSIIAAIPIILFLLCLTVFKMKGIYAAVTTLVVTLLIAIPFFKLPVGIASGAVVEGFFQGIIPIGYIVMMAVLLYKITLESGQFSTIQDSITSISQDQRIQLLLIGFSFNAFLEGAAGFGVPIAICALLLAQLGFRPLQAAMLCLVANAASGAFGAIGIPVGVIDTLHLPGDVSAMGVSQTSVFTLVIINFFIPFLLIFIIDGFKGIKETLPSILVVSITYTVLQALLTVFNGPELADIIPPLASMLALALFSRKFQPKHTFRVQKDVEPEPVKHHSAKSILYAWSPFVILTIIVMIWSSPSFKNLFLPKGKLSSLVLNFNLPGTFSEVAHKPITLSLNLIGQTGTAILITIIITVLMSKKVGFGDAGRLFGVTFKELWLPILTICFILAISKITTYGGLSSAMGQGIAKTGDVFPLLSPILGWIGVFMTGSVVNNNSLFAPIQASVAQQIGTSGSLLVASNTVGGVAAKLISPQSIAIATAAVKEVGKESELLKMTLRYSVGLLIFICIWTFILSVIL
- a CDS encoding glycosyltransferase family 4 protein gives rise to the protein MKSFTFFMHNIYAMGGTVKSISQLANTLAEKGHPVTIISVFRGKDHPYFKLHKDIKVQVLVDYRLKPTHFNAILANRIKKYTPLLKPKRISQYEPGLNQFSSYVEKKMIKAIKRVSTDVLIGTRASFNILIAKYQNKNVTTIAMEHMNFNAHDQKFQNQIINAYRNVNKVTTLTTADQAIYQSKLKTPVYVVPNIANNKRIAAQKKNIILAAGRLEYEKGFDLLLESIRLIQDDLRHLNYELHLYGDGQEKDHLKQFIDQYQLKDIVQLYPATPSLNQKLAQSKITVIPSRNEGFGMVILEAMAQDNVVISFDGNTGPDSIIKNGKNGYLVAHDDTSQLAKRIDLTMHNDDELQHILQEGHETLQSYSAEAVYHDFMNMFN
- the mqo gene encoding malate dehydrogenase (quinone): MSTQHSKTDVILIGGGIMSATLGTLLKELTPDKEIKVFEKLNQPGEESSNVWNNAGTGHSALCELNYTKEGKDGSVDISKAIKINEQFQISKQFWAYLVRTGQLENPENFIQSVPHMSFVKGTNNVEFLKRRVESLQKNVLFGKMEISEDRNKIAEWVPLMMEGRTDDEPVAITYDETGTDVNFGALTKKLFSNLQQKNVEIQYKHEVLDIKKQSNGTWLVEVKNLTNNQVTTYETDFVFIGAGGASLPLLQKTGIKESKHIGGFPVSGLFLRCKNPDVINRHHAKVYGKAEVGAPPMSVPHLDTRFVNGERSLLFGPFAGFSPKFLKTGSYLDLIKSVKPNNIITMLSAGVKEFDLTKYLVSQLMLSNEERVDDLRVFLPNAKDEDWEVITAGQRVQVIKDTKDAKGNLQFGTEVITSEDGTLAALLGASPGASTAVDIMFDVLQRCYKDDFKSWEPAIKEMVPSFGLNLSEHEDVYHAVNKEIVKHLKVK